A window of the Dongshaea marina genome harbors these coding sequences:
- a CDS encoding recombinase family protein, with protein MILRTNVMLIGYARVSTMDQNPTLQMDALRAAGCEKIYTEKASGSHRDRPQLKAALEYLREGDTLVVWKLSRLARSLTQVIKTATDIGERGIALKVLTQHIDTSTPEGRLFFHMTAAFDEFQRELIVENTRAGLKAAAKRGRRGGRPKAMNDQTIKHAEAMLKDTENYPFISDVIDQLKIGRTAFYRYFPTDRIKQLRAEHAGST; from the coding sequence TTGATTTTAAGAACAAATGTTATGCTCATCGGATATGCTCGAGTTTCAACAATGGATCAAAATCCCACATTGCAGATGGATGCACTGCGAGCAGCAGGCTGTGAGAAGATTTACACAGAAAAGGCCTCCGGTTCTCACCGGGATCGACCTCAACTAAAAGCGGCTCTGGAATATCTACGTGAAGGTGACACGCTGGTTGTTTGGAAGTTGTCCCGGCTGGCACGCTCTCTGACTCAGGTAATCAAGACAGCCACAGATATTGGAGAGCGCGGAATCGCCTTGAAAGTTTTGACTCAACATATTGATACCAGCACGCCAGAAGGAAGGTTATTTTTCCACATGACGGCCGCTTTTGATGAGTTCCAACGAGAGTTGATTGTCGAAAACACCAGGGCGGGCCTAAAAGCTGCGGCCAAGCGTGGTCGTCGCGGCGGGCGGCCAAAGGCGATGAATGACCAAACCATCAAACATGCTGAGGCCATGCTCAAAGACACCGAAAACTACCCCTTCATCAGTGACGTCATCGATCAGCTTAAAATTGGTCGAACTGCCTTCTACCGATATTTTCCAACTGACCGTATCAAACAGTTACGCGCTGAGCACGCTGGCAGCACCTAA
- a CDS encoding Tn3 family transposase: protein MQILSTSELEAFDRPPILNYRERKRSFDLPKSLMDIVTELRIPTSQVGFLLMCGYFKATKRFYSPQDFHAPDIEAAAKLMGLSDLDFSPDAYPKQTRARHRRLILDFYGFMPFDRKAEEAVAAEIATMARTHLKPRLIFDRCIDYLIQRRVQLPRAGVLLELIRAGLQARKMELIELMDTHLTDEARALMDDLFTTANNQNRYRLTLLKKLSQSTKPTKIKEAITDYKTLSTLYGQIEETLTALNLGVAGIRYYAGSVLRSEMFQIRRRTESDRYIHAAAFVGHQFYRTQDNLIDLWLSVMASFQAKATREHNELLIKGHKKQQDQLSAVVNDLDSSVFSLLRDIRRVTETGDLSDAQKVSTIRSLLDKEKPSEFKRLKDELAETGKDGSWFDVIETQSLRLQNRLSPILRVIKFDRNEGAISLINAIDYFQNRDGSIATGAPVGFLNADEQVALTRADGTFRPSLYKVFLFQHVTAAIKSGHLNLSQSYKYRPMDAYLISSERWEQDKQDLLARAGLSGFTDPAPVLATLRDALARQYQCTNGNAAVNPHLKVRSDDVFHVSTPAVESDDTSSTSDLFPQRHDVPLAQVLETINNHCGMLGQFEHWRQTHIRDASASRPALLAGIMGLGCGIGVRKMARISSQVTESELEYAVNWRFSLDNIRAANDTVVKAMDEMKLPNIYRQDTEMLHTASDGQKFEVRGESLAASRSFKYFGQGQGVSAYTFVDERHFLWHSLMISAADRESAYVIDGLMCNDVVKSDIHSTDSHGYTEAIFGLTHLLGFSFAPRIKGVGKQTLYIFKPRDRSEEQGWVIKPDKTINERLILDNWDFLLRLVTTIKLKENTASDIFRRLNSYSRQHALYQTIKAFGQIIKSLFILRYVDDLELRQAIERQLNKVELANRFTRAVAVGNPREFSQEEKDEQEIAEACNRLIKNSIICWNYLYLTRQLEKAPDTETRENLIRSIAAHAPMAWAHINMLGEYDFSDEKLRDTLGILPLISVA, encoded by the coding sequence ATGCAGATCCTTTCAACGTCTGAGCTGGAGGCTTTTGATCGACCTCCTATATTGAATTACCGCGAACGAAAGCGATCTTTCGACTTGCCAAAATCATTGATGGATATTGTGACTGAACTTCGTATACCCACTAGCCAGGTTGGATTCCTGTTAATGTGTGGATACTTCAAGGCAACGAAAAGATTCTACAGTCCTCAGGATTTTCATGCACCTGACATTGAGGCGGCAGCAAAGCTGATGGGGTTGTCAGATTTGGATTTTTCACCAGATGCTTACCCCAAGCAAACCCGAGCCCGTCATCGTAGGCTTATTTTGGATTTCTATGGCTTCATGCCATTCGATCGAAAAGCTGAAGAGGCTGTAGCAGCAGAGATCGCGACGATGGCCCGAACACACCTTAAGCCGCGTTTGATTTTTGACCGGTGCATTGATTACCTGATCCAACGCCGGGTTCAGCTCCCTAGAGCAGGGGTTCTACTTGAATTGATCCGCGCAGGGTTGCAGGCTCGAAAGATGGAACTGATTGAGCTCATGGATACGCACCTCACTGATGAGGCCCGCGCCCTGATGGATGACCTTTTTACAACAGCAAATAACCAGAATCGGTATCGACTGACCTTATTGAAGAAGCTATCGCAATCGACAAAACCTACGAAGATTAAGGAAGCGATCACCGATTATAAAACGCTCTCTACGCTGTATGGTCAAATTGAAGAAACTCTGACGGCTCTCAACCTGGGTGTTGCCGGTATCCGTTATTATGCGGGAAGCGTACTCCGATCAGAGATGTTTCAGATCCGGCGACGAACAGAAAGTGATCGCTACATTCATGCCGCTGCGTTCGTCGGCCATCAATTTTATCGAACACAGGATAATCTGATCGATCTCTGGCTCAGTGTCATGGCATCTTTTCAGGCAAAAGCGACCAGGGAGCACAATGAGCTCCTTATCAAAGGCCATAAAAAACAGCAGGATCAGCTCAGCGCTGTTGTTAACGATCTGGACTCTTCAGTATTCAGCCTCTTACGCGATATCCGTAGGGTAACGGAGACCGGTGATTTATCCGACGCACAGAAGGTAAGCACCATCCGCTCTTTGCTCGACAAGGAAAAACCTAGCGAATTCAAGCGGTTGAAGGATGAGCTCGCCGAAACTGGAAAAGATGGAAGCTGGTTTGATGTGATAGAGACCCAGTCATTGAGATTGCAAAATCGCCTCAGTCCCATCTTACGCGTGATCAAATTTGACCGAAACGAGGGCGCCATCAGTCTCATTAATGCCATTGATTACTTTCAAAACCGTGATGGCTCAATTGCCACTGGTGCTCCGGTGGGCTTTCTTAATGCTGACGAGCAAGTAGCCCTCACACGCGCTGATGGAACGTTCCGCCCCTCGCTCTACAAAGTATTTCTGTTCCAACATGTGACAGCAGCCATCAAGTCTGGCCACCTCAATCTCTCTCAGTCCTACAAATATCGCCCCATGGACGCCTACCTGATCTCCTCTGAACGATGGGAACAGGATAAGCAGGATTTGCTGGCACGAGCTGGCTTGAGCGGATTCACGGATCCGGCTCCCGTATTAGCTACACTCAGAGATGCATTAGCGCGGCAATATCAGTGCACGAACGGCAACGCCGCCGTCAATCCGCATTTGAAAGTGCGCAGCGACGATGTTTTCCATGTATCGACTCCAGCTGTTGAATCGGATGATACCAGCTCGACTAGCGATTTATTTCCTCAACGGCACGATGTTCCGTTAGCACAGGTATTGGAGACCATTAACAATCACTGCGGCATGCTCGGGCAATTCGAACACTGGCGACAAACTCATATCCGCGATGCTTCTGCTTCCCGCCCTGCACTTCTAGCTGGCATCATGGGACTTGGCTGCGGCATTGGCGTCCGAAAAATGGCTCGGATCTCATCACAAGTCACCGAAAGCGAACTGGAATACGCAGTCAACTGGCGCTTCTCCCTCGACAATATCCGTGCAGCTAATGACACTGTGGTTAAGGCTATGGATGAAATGAAATTGCCGAATATCTACCGTCAGGATACTGAGATGCTTCACACCGCTAGCGACGGTCAAAAATTCGAGGTTCGTGGCGAAAGTCTGGCTGCAAGCCGATCTTTCAAATACTTTGGACAGGGCCAAGGTGTCTCAGCTTACACATTTGTCGATGAACGTCACTTCCTCTGGCACTCCCTGATGATTAGTGCGGCTGATCGTGAAAGCGCCTACGTGATTGATGGACTCATGTGCAATGACGTAGTCAAAAGCGACATCCACTCCACAGACAGCCATGGCTATACAGAAGCTATCTTCGGCCTCACTCATCTACTGGGATTCTCATTCGCCCCGCGGATCAAAGGAGTAGGTAAGCAAACCCTCTACATATTCAAGCCTCGCGATCGAAGTGAAGAGCAAGGTTGGGTTATCAAACCGGACAAGACTATCAATGAGAGACTGATCCTTGATAACTGGGACTTTCTGTTGCGTCTCGTCACTACAATCAAGCTCAAGGAAAACACCGCGTCTGATATCTTCCGTCGCCTTAATTCTTACTCTCGCCAGCACGCACTTTACCAAACAATCAAAGCTTTTGGGCAGATCATCAAATCTCTGTTCATTCTACGCTATGTTGATGACCTTGAGTTGCGTCAGGCCATCGAAAGACAGTTAAACAAAGTTGAACTCGCCAACCGCTTTACCCGTGCCGTCGCTGTTGGCAATCCCCGTGAGTTTTCCCAGGAAGAGAAAGATGAGCAGGAAATCGCTGAAGCTTGTAATCGACTCATTAAAAACAGCATCATCTGCTGGAACTATCTTTACCTCACCCGCCAACTCGAGAAGGCACCGGATACCGAGACTAGAGAAAACCTAATCCGATCGATAGCAGCACATGCACCTATGGCTTGGGCTCATATCAACATGCTTGGCGAATACGATTTTTCCGACGAAAAGCTTCGAGACACCCTTGGAATTCTCCCCCTGATATCCGTTGCGTAA
- a CDS encoding glycoside hydrolase family 18 protein yields MELGSYPKTCGTSRSFVGTDPTWAFASGSCSAEKWGWIDPQQSQYSNFVSYNIQQFQQHDLEYIISTGGLNAPFICDSAGHLQQFLSRYDSPNFAGLDFDIEKGYDQNSLHQLMQAAAQTQKNWAQQGKTLRVSLTLASSGKPGYSVNEMGDTAIKEAQAAGLNFVVNLMTMDFGNSRCVLGDSGQCDMAQSSIAAARELNSKYAIPLSRIALTPMIGQNDTQGEITSTQDIQTITQWAKTHELAGLHFWSFDRDTPSAATTSAPFAIPTGSGTNEPALGYTQAFLSALEANQ; encoded by the coding sequence TTGGAATTAGGCAGTTATCCGAAAACCTGTGGGACCTCACGTTCCTTTGTTGGGACGGACCCGACCTGGGCATTTGCTTCGGGAAGTTGCAGTGCAGAAAAATGGGGCTGGATTGATCCACAGCAGAGTCAATACTCCAATTTTGTCTCCTACAATATTCAGCAGTTTCAACAGCATGATCTAGAGTACATCATCTCAACCGGTGGTCTGAATGCCCCCTTTATTTGTGATTCAGCCGGTCATCTGCAGCAATTTCTCAGTCGTTATGACTCTCCCAATTTCGCGGGTTTAGATTTCGATATTGAAAAAGGCTACGACCAAAACAGCTTGCATCAGTTAATGCAGGCCGCCGCTCAGACCCAAAAAAACTGGGCACAACAGGGAAAAACGCTGCGAGTGAGTTTGACCCTTGCAAGCTCTGGAAAGCCCGGATACTCGGTCAATGAGATGGGAGATACGGCGATCAAAGAGGCCCAGGCGGCGGGACTTAATTTTGTGGTCAACCTGATGACGATGGACTTTGGAAACTCCCGGTGTGTGTTGGGCGATTCAGGTCAGTGCGATATGGCACAATCCTCGATAGCCGCCGCCCGGGAGCTTAATTCAAAATATGCGATCCCACTGAGCCGGATCGCCCTAACCCCTATGATCGGGCAAAATGATACCCAGGGCGAAATAACGAGCACTCAAGATATCCAGACCATCACCCAATGGGCCAAAACACACGAACTGGCAGGGTTACACTTCTGGTCCTTTGACCGGGATACTCCCTCAGCTGCCACGACATCAGCTCCCTTTGCAATACCTACGGGCAGTGGGACCAATGAGCCTGCTCTGGGTTATACCCAGGCATTTTTAAGCGCGCTTGAGGCAAATCAATAG
- a CDS encoding methyl-accepting chemotaxis protein, which translates to MIELLRKLTIAQRLYANIVIVAIGVIVISSYFLSVYHESLLNEKRAKTQELVESAYKVMEHFSSLSQKGEMSKEDAQNAAKEAIRVLRYGKNGYFWLNDSEPRSVMHPIKPAIEGTYVGDLQDKKGKYLYKEIVKAGQSSSAGGELDYYWTKSGASEPVLKVSFVKQFKPWDWFIGTGIYVEDVQAQFMSLVWTIVFDIVILLVILGLISAVIIRSIGLPLHGTIKALNDISEGEGDLTRRLDESGTDEISTLSHAFNRFVEKLQSMISDIHAASQKTVSESQLLSEIVGKNSTIAAQQNQETDGVATAMNEMSSTTQEVANNAQGAAQAANETSEQAVNGMAVVDQTIQLIGNLADELTETVGVSERLEQETQQIGSVLDVIRGIAEQTNLLALNAAIEAARAGEQGRGFAVVADEVRTLATRTQSSTNEIQEMIEKLQQMAKNVSAAMERTQQHSVASAEQAQLAGEALGQINEGITSINDMNTQIASAAEEQSLAANEINRNVTNIADLSNETVEQNTQTEQAAGDLRDVGEQLTELVGRFKF; encoded by the coding sequence ATGATAGAGCTACTACGCAAACTCACCATTGCTCAGCGGCTATACGCAAATATTGTGATTGTGGCAATCGGTGTGATCGTGATTTCAAGCTACTTTTTGTCTGTGTACCACGAGTCACTACTCAATGAGAAACGCGCTAAAACTCAGGAGCTGGTGGAATCGGCCTATAAGGTGATGGAGCACTTTAGCTCCCTGAGCCAAAAGGGTGAGATGTCCAAAGAGGACGCTCAGAATGCAGCCAAAGAAGCGATCCGGGTTCTGCGCTACGGGAAAAATGGCTATTTCTGGCTGAACGATAGCGAGCCTCGCTCTGTGATGCACCCGATCAAGCCCGCCATTGAGGGGACCTATGTTGGGGATCTGCAGGATAAGAAGGGCAAGTATCTGTATAAAGAGATAGTGAAGGCTGGTCAATCTTCTTCTGCCGGTGGTGAGCTTGATTACTACTGGACCAAGTCCGGAGCATCAGAGCCCGTGCTCAAGGTCTCATTTGTGAAGCAGTTTAAGCCCTGGGACTGGTTTATCGGAACCGGTATCTATGTTGAAGATGTGCAGGCGCAATTTATGAGCCTGGTGTGGACCATAGTATTTGATATCGTGATCCTGCTGGTGATTCTGGGACTGATCTCTGCAGTCATTATCCGCAGTATCGGGCTACCCCTGCACGGAACCATCAAGGCCCTGAACGATATCTCAGAAGGTGAGGGCGATCTGACTCGTCGCCTTGATGAATCTGGTACCGATGAGATCTCGACCCTGTCTCATGCCTTTAATCGGTTTGTTGAGAAGCTGCAAAGCATGATCTCAGATATTCATGCCGCGAGCCAGAAGACGGTGAGTGAATCTCAGCTACTTTCCGAGATCGTGGGTAAAAATAGCACCATCGCGGCTCAGCAAAATCAGGAGACCGATGGCGTCGCAACCGCAATGAACGAGATGAGCAGTACCACCCAGGAGGTTGCGAATAACGCTCAGGGTGCGGCTCAGGCTGCCAATGAAACCAGTGAGCAAGCGGTGAACGGAATGGCGGTTGTGGATCAGACCATCCAGTTGATTGGTAATCTGGCCGATGAGTTGACGGAAACCGTGGGTGTATCAGAGCGTCTTGAGCAGGAAACTCAGCAGATCGGTTCGGTCCTGGATGTGATCCGCGGAATTGCCGAACAGACCAACCTGCTGGCATTGAATGCTGCGATCGAGGCGGCACGAGCCGGTGAGCAGGGCCGTGGTTTTGCGGTGGTTGCCGATGAGGTGCGTACCCTGGCCACCCGAACCCAGTCCAGCACCAACGAGATCCAGGAGATGATCGAGAAGCTGCAGCAGATGGCGAAAAATGTATCTGCGGCGATGGAGCGAACTCAGCAGCATTCGGTCGCTTCCGCGGAGCAGGCGCAACTGGCGGGTGAAGCCCTCGGTCAGATCAATGAGGGGATCACCTCAATCAATGATATGAACACCCAGATCGCCAGTGCAGCCGAAGAGCAGAGTCTGGCAGCCAATGAGATCAATCGTAATGTCACTAATATCGCGGATCTTTCTAATGAAACGGTTGAACAGAATACCCAAACCGAGCAGGCCGCAGGAGATCTCCGGGATGTCGGTGAACAGTTAACCGAGCTGGTGGGACGGTTTAAGTTCTGA
- a CDS encoding SIS domain-containing protein, whose protein sequence is MPCLTKIKQLMDSLSDNEQRIAHFIVQSSELVCKLSSVELAQRVKVSQSAIVKFCQKVGYRGFTDFRLDLSKGQGEAQQSWGDPSYVHNDIARGDSLAVIADKLMHEKMMALKLTHQLNRSDDVELAVDMLVESRSILLSGIGASWHVAEDLSQKLSKIGQRATCHQDLHAAFAALPHMDHQDLLLVISYRGEQRQLCQLAEQARKRRIPLLLITRCQPNPLRQYATRILFSVADESSFRSSSISSRTAQLALTDLLFMGVIQRDFEYASDLIRQSQQLLNELEL, encoded by the coding sequence ATGCCCTGTTTGACCAAGATAAAGCAGCTCATGGATAGCCTGAGTGACAACGAACAGAGAATTGCGCACTTCATTGTGCAGTCATCCGAGCTGGTGTGTAAGCTTTCGTCGGTAGAGCTGGCTCAGCGGGTTAAGGTGAGCCAGTCCGCTATCGTGAAGTTTTGTCAGAAGGTCGGATATCGGGGGTTTACCGATTTTCGCCTTGATCTGAGTAAGGGGCAGGGAGAGGCTCAGCAGAGTTGGGGGGATCCCTCCTATGTGCATAATGATATTGCCCGGGGTGATAGCCTGGCAGTCATCGCGGATAAGTTGATGCATGAGAAGATGATGGCTCTTAAGCTGACTCATCAGCTCAACCGTTCCGATGATGTGGAGCTGGCTGTCGATATGCTGGTGGAGAGTCGCTCTATTCTGCTAAGTGGGATCGGGGCCTCCTGGCATGTGGCGGAGGATCTGTCCCAAAAACTTTCAAAAATTGGTCAGCGGGCTACCTGTCATCAGGACCTGCATGCTGCCTTTGCCGCCTTACCTCATATGGATCATCAGGATCTGTTGCTGGTGATCTCCTATCGGGGGGAGCAGCGCCAGTTATGCCAGCTGGCAGAGCAGGCGCGAAAAAGGCGGATCCCCTTGCTGTTGATCACCCGGTGCCAGCCAAACCCGCTTCGCCAATACGCCACGCGGATCCTTTTTTCTGTTGCCGATGAAAGCTCATTTCGTAGCTCCTCCATCTCTTCACGAACCGCGCAGCTGGCCCTGACCGATCTGCTGTTTATGGGAGTGATCCAGCGGGATTTTGAATATGCCTCCGATCTGATCCGCCAGAGTCAGCAACTGCTCAATGAGCTCGAGCTTTAA
- the murQ gene encoding N-acetylmuramic acid 6-phosphate etherase: MDLSQLISETRNPQTLNIDQMTTLEMVNCFNREDHKVPQAIEKVLPQIAEAIERITDAFRQGGRLIYCGAGTSGRLGILDASECPPTYGTPHEMVIGLIAGGKEAMFRAVEGAEDRPELGAEDLAEIKTNAKDVVVGIAASGRTPYVMGALKYANQVGATSIALSCNPGGAINTQAQLAITPVVGPEALTGSTRMKAGTAQKLILNMLTTGAMIKLGKAYSNLMVDVQATNEKLVERQKRIVMEATDCSPSQARDALEQSQYHCKTAIVMLLMHLDADQARQALSKNRGYIRATLNQG; this comes from the coding sequence ATGGATCTCAGTCAACTTATTTCTGAAACACGTAATCCTCAGACACTCAACATCGACCAGATGACAACCCTGGAGATGGTGAACTGTTTTAACCGCGAAGATCATAAGGTTCCACAGGCCATTGAAAAGGTCCTGCCGCAAATAGCTGAGGCGATCGAACGGATCACTGATGCTTTCAGACAGGGAGGACGCCTTATCTATTGCGGAGCGGGCACCAGTGGAAGATTGGGGATCCTGGATGCTTCTGAGTGTCCCCCCACCTATGGCACACCCCATGAGATGGTCATCGGTCTGATTGCCGGAGGAAAAGAGGCGATGTTTCGGGCCGTGGAGGGCGCCGAAGATCGGCCCGAGTTGGGGGCAGAAGACTTAGCTGAAATAAAGACAAATGCAAAGGATGTGGTGGTCGGGATAGCCGCCTCCGGGCGGACTCCCTATGTGATGGGCGCCCTTAAATACGCCAACCAGGTCGGGGCGACCAGCATCGCCCTGAGCTGTAACCCGGGGGGAGCCATCAACACCCAGGCTCAGCTTGCTATCACCCCGGTTGTTGGCCCCGAGGCTCTGACCGGCTCAACCCGTATGAAGGCCGGCACCGCCCAAAAACTGATCCTGAACATGCTGACCACAGGCGCGATGATCAAGCTAGGCAAGGCATACAGCAACCTGATGGTGGATGTGCAGGCAACCAATGAAAAGCTCGTTGAGCGGCAGAAGCGAATCGTGATGGAGGCAACCGATTGTAGCCCCTCACAAGCCAGGGACGCCCTGGAGCAAAGTCAGTACCACTGCAAGACCGCAATCGTCATGTTGCTGATGCATCTCGATGCAGATCAGGCCCGGCAGGCGCTGAGCAAGAACCGGGGCTATATACGAGCGACCCTCAACCAGGGTTAA
- the murP gene encoding PTS N-acetylmuramic acid transporter subunit IIBC — MAKITSHMIDRILQSLGGPQNIARCGHCMTRLRLQLHEDSKADRQALKQIQGVLGLVESDDQLQIILGPGKAQTAAQMINQGLASGDQPQAPASPDTESLKEIAADNKQKLKGKQNRGIHHFMTRFATIFTPLIPGFIAAGLLLGIATLIEQSLIAGHPHPSQSLLDLVNYLKVFSKGLFSFLSILIGYNAQKAFGGSGVNGAIIASLFVLGYDPSASSGIYSGMHDFFGLGIDPRGSIIGVLIASILGARVEQIIRQKIPDNLDMILTSLLTLLVMGAVTFVIIMPVGGVLFKGMSWLFIHLNGNPLGSALLAGLFLIAVMFGIHQGFVPVYFALMKAQGFNSLFPILAMAGGGQVGAALALYLRAEKGSLLRTQIRGAIIPGFLGIGEPLIYGVTLPRMKPFVTACIGGAMGGFFVGLVAWFGLPIGLNTIFGPSGIVALPLMTSHSGIFAGMLVYAAGLLVSYLGGFFVTLMFGCKDVDLS, encoded by the coding sequence ATGGCAAAAATAACGTCGCATATGATTGACCGTATTCTCCAGTCCCTTGGCGGGCCACAAAATATTGCCCGCTGTGGGCACTGCATGACCCGCCTTAGATTGCAGCTTCATGAGGATTCAAAGGCCGATCGCCAGGCACTAAAACAGATCCAAGGGGTACTGGGCCTGGTTGAAAGTGACGATCAGCTGCAGATCATCCTTGGCCCGGGTAAAGCCCAAACCGCGGCACAGATGATCAACCAGGGCCTTGCCAGCGGGGATCAGCCCCAAGCTCCAGCGTCCCCCGACACAGAATCGCTCAAAGAGATAGCAGCAGATAATAAGCAGAAGCTTAAGGGGAAGCAAAACCGCGGCATCCATCATTTCATGACCCGGTTTGCCACTATATTTACCCCTCTGATCCCAGGCTTTATCGCCGCAGGTTTACTCCTGGGAATAGCAACCCTGATTGAGCAATCTCTGATCGCGGGTCACCCGCACCCCAGTCAGAGCCTGCTGGATCTGGTGAACTATCTGAAAGTTTTTAGCAAGGGACTCTTTAGTTTCCTGAGTATTCTTATCGGTTATAACGCACAAAAGGCCTTTGGAGGCTCGGGGGTGAATGGGGCTATCATCGCCTCTTTGTTTGTGTTGGGCTACGATCCCTCCGCCAGCTCCGGGATCTACTCGGGTATGCATGATTTTTTTGGCCTGGGAATCGATCCGCGCGGCAGTATCATCGGCGTTCTTATCGCCTCTATCCTCGGCGCCCGGGTTGAGCAGATCATTCGCCAAAAGATCCCCGACAATCTGGATATGATCCTGACCTCACTGCTAACTCTGCTGGTGATGGGCGCGGTGACCTTTGTGATCATCATGCCCGTCGGCGGTGTCCTGTTTAAAGGGATGTCCTGGCTGTTTATCCATCTTAACGGCAATCCCCTGGGGAGTGCCTTGCTGGCAGGGCTATTTCTGATCGCCGTGATGTTCGGGATCCACCAGGGGTTTGTTCCCGTCTACTTCGCCCTGATGAAGGCCCAGGGGTTTAATTCACTGTTCCCAATTCTTGCGATGGCCGGTGGTGGACAGGTGGGCGCAGCCTTGGCGCTCTACCTACGGGCCGAAAAAGGCTCACTGCTGCGAACCCAGATCCGCGGAGCGATCATTCCTGGCTTTCTGGGGATCGGTGAACCCCTGATCTATGGGGTGACCCTGCCGAGAATGAAACCCTTTGTGACCGCCTGTATCGGGGGTGCCATGGGTGGCTTCTTTGTGGGGTTGGTGGCCTGGTTTGGACTGCCGATTGGCCTGAACACCATCTTTGGGCCCTCAGGGATTGTCGCTTTACCCCTGATGACATCCCACAGCGGGATCTTTGCCGGAATGCTGGTCTATGCCGCCGGGTTACTGGTTTCTTATCTGGGAGGTTTTTTTGTGACCCTGATGTTTGGTTGCAAGGATGTCGATCTCAGTTAA
- a CDS encoding anion permease yields the protein MENKTRPETNLKSLAITLLVGVIIWFIPTPSGVSGHAWQLLAIFVATILGLIIKPLPLGGVAIVGITMTALTGTLSISQSLSGFSNSTIWLIVSAFFISRGFIKTGLGRRIAYLLMARLGKSSLGLCYGISLADLILAPAIPSNTARCGGIIYPLLASVAKAYGSDPEQGTERKLGAFLIKSAYQVNMITSAMFMTAMAANPLAVKLASDQQIQISWGSWAIAAAVPGIVSLLTLPLLLYKLYPPQIRATPQAAQIAHDKLKEMGSVSTQEWVMLGVFVLLLVLWIGGSTLGIHSTTAALTGLAILMLCGTLSWTDIIQEKGAWTTLIWFSALVMMADYLNKLGLIGWFTHSISGSVNGLNWELAFLILALVYLFSHYLFASSTAHVAAMYGAFLSVSIAVGTPPMLAALVLAFFSNLMGSLTHYGSGPAPVLFGSNHVAMKHWWGLGLLCALVNILIWLVIGGSWWRVLGLW from the coding sequence ATGGAGAATAAGACAAGACCCGAGACTAATCTCAAATCACTTGCGATCACCCTGCTGGTTGGGGTGATCATCTGGTTTATCCCCACTCCTTCGGGAGTCTCAGGTCACGCCTGGCAACTTCTGGCGATTTTCGTGGCAACCATCCTTGGCTTGATCATCAAGCCGCTCCCTTTGGGCGGCGTTGCGATTGTTGGGATCACCATGACGGCCCTGACCGGAACTTTGAGTATATCCCAGTCCCTCAGTGGATTTTCCAATTCGACGATCTGGCTCATCGTGAGTGCATTTTTTATCTCCAGGGGCTTTATTAAAACAGGACTGGGGCGGCGCATCGCTTATCTGTTGATGGCCCGGTTGGGTAAGAGCTCACTGGGGCTTTGTTACGGGATATCACTGGCAGATCTGATCCTGGCACCGGCGATCCCTTCAAATACAGCGCGCTGTGGAGGGATCATCTACCCTCTGCTTGCCTCGGTGGCAAAAGCTTACGGCAGCGATCCCGAGCAGGGGACTGAGCGAAAGTTGGGGGCTTTTTTAATCAAGAGTGCCTATCAGGTGAACATGATCACCAGCGCCATGTTCATGACAGCGATGGCGGCGAACCCACTGGCGGTTAAACTTGCATCGGATCAACAGATCCAGATCAGCTGGGGGAGTTGGGCGATCGCGGCGGCGGTTCCGGGGATCGTCTCTTTACTCACTCTTCCCCTGCTGCTGTATAAGCTTTACCCGCCGCAGATTCGCGCGACGCCTCAGGCGGCACAGATTGCTCACGATAAACTCAAAGAGATGGGAAGCGTCTCGACTCAGGAGTGGGTGATGCTTGGTGTCTTTGTTCTGCTGTTGGTATTGTGGATCGGTGGTTCGACTCTTGGTATTCATTCGACAACGGCAGCCCTGACCGGTCTTGCGATTCTGATGCTGTGTGGCACCCTGAGCTGGACAGATATCATTCAGGAAAAAGGGGCCTGGACTACCCTGATCTGGTTTTCTGCGCTGGTGATGATGGCTGATTATCTCAATAAGCTGGGACTGATCGGCTGGTTTACCCACAGCATCTCCGGATCGGTCAACGGTTTGAACTGGGAGCTCGCCTTTTTGATCCTGGCGCTGGTGTATCTCTTTTCTCACTATCTGTTTGCCAGTAGCACAGCTCATGTGGCGGCCATGTATGGGGCATTTCTCAGTGTGTCGATTGCGGTCGGGACACCGCCGATGCTGGCGGCCCTGGTTCTTGCATTTTTCAGCAATTTGATGGGGAGTTTGACTCATTATGGCAGCGGACCTGCGCCTGTACTCTTTGGCTCAAATCATGTTGCGATGAAACATTGGTGGGGACTTGGCTTGCTGTGTGCCCTGGTGAATATCCTGATCTGGCTGGTAATTGGCGGCAGCTGGTGGCGAGTCCTGGGCCTTTGGTAA